The following coding sequences lie in one Xiphophorus maculatus strain JP 163 A chromosome 4, X_maculatus-5.0-male, whole genome shotgun sequence genomic window:
- the LOC102217973 gene encoding trace amine-associated receptor 13c-like: MHLCLHKCSTVDDSGNAGRPTTLHHGFLSRFSANTSQRLLPLWAMTELLPNTSIPVGTAALLVTSDCPFNLTATAQTGHGSGQSLPPLCTLCCCGMLNRTLAVAFMVSLAFAIVVGNVVTLTVFVQTRQSRTPQGYLKVSLAIADMMVGVVVVPFSVFTEISLMVTSAPPLWYQGGTSASFSDMESPWQPCMLIGPVFAGCTFVSISTIFLMTLERSVAILWPLHKDALVTRRRTLLLILLSWAASFLLALAPLIFSSNFTLEYNECSRMCNYAPLLFGGRLPPDANILLLFPAFDFTLLGGTLAVNVVSFTSIRRYTQKRKLLSEGSLSDGGGGGGCSHRPSFSDIKAAKTIGILTFAFTASFSPIAVFVLGNVVGYTWCNFSFLAFWILTGNSCCNVIIYSVRDHRFRKGVTLLFQREQSPPHGEKT, encoded by the exons GAAGGCCAACCACTTTACATCATGGTTTCTTGAGCCGGTTTTCTGCCAACACTTCACAGAGATTATTACCACTCTGGGCCATGACTGAGCTGCTTCCCAACACCAGCATTCCCGTGGGCACAGCAGCTCTTCTGGTGACCTCTGACTGTCCATTTAACCTGACTGCGACTGCGCAGACGGGACATGGCTCTGGCCAGTCACTTCCACCCCTCTGCACCCTCTGCTGCTGTGGGATGCTCAACCGCACCCTCGCTGTGGCCTTCATGGTCAGCCTGGCGTTTGCTATTGTGGTTGGAAATGTGGTTACTCTGACAGTGTTTGTGCAAACTAGGCAGTCGAGAACACCACAAGGGTACTTGAAAG TGTCTCTGGCCATAGCAGACATGATGGTGGGTGTTGTCGTGGttcctttctctgttttcactGAAATCTCTCTGATGGTGACCAGCGCTCCTCCCTTGTGGTACCAGGGTGGTACATCGGCATCCTTCAGTGACATGGAGAGCCCCTGGCAGCCCTGCATGCTGATTGGTCCCGTGTTTGCGGGATGCACCTTTGTCTCCATCAGCACCATCTTCCTGATGACTCTGGAGCGCAGCGTGGCCATCCTGTGGCCGCTCCACAAAGACGCGCTGGTGACCAGAAGGCGAACATTGCTCCTCATCCTGCTGTCCTGGGCAGCCAGCTTCCTGCTGGCTCTCGCCCCTCTCATCTTCAGCAGCAACTTTACTTTGGAGTACAATGAGTGCAGTCGCATGTGTAACTATGCCCCACTGTTGTTTGGAGGCCGACTCCCACCCGATGCCAACATTTTGCTGCTGTTCCCAGCGTTTGACTTCACACTTCTGGGTGGCACATTAGCAGTTAATGTTGTGTCCTTCACAAGCATTCGCCGATACACCCAAAAACGCAAACTGCTCTCAGAGGGGAGTCTGAGTGatggagggggaggaggaggatgctCCCACAGACCATCATTCTCAGACATTAAGGCTGCAAAGACAATCGGCATACTGACATTTGCCTTCACAGCATCCTTCTCTCCCATCGCAGTGTTTGTGCTGGGAAATGTGGTGGGATACACGTGGtgcaacttttcttttctcGCCTTCTGGATCCTGACAGGAAACAGCTGCTGTAATGTCATCATCTACAGTGTGAGGGACCACCGCTTCAGGAAGGGTGTGACCCTGCTTTTTCAAAGAGAGCAGTCCCCTCCCCACGGTGAGAAGACCTGA